DNA sequence from the Ramlibacter agri genome:
GCAAGGGCAATGGCGCCTTCGGCGTCCAGCGGCCCGGCGTCGCGGCCTTGGGGGCCAGGCTGTCGAACAGGCTTTGAACGTCGGCTTCGGCCGGCCGGTCGATGCGGCCCGGCGCGTTCAGGCGTTCGTAGAGGGCGTCGTGGCCGGCGTGGCCGCCGCCCGTCTGCGCGCGGGCGGCGAACGCGGCGGCGCCGGCGAGCAGCAGCGAGCGGCGTGGGAGCGGCATGGCGCCTCCTCAGGGCTTGAACACATCCACCGGCAGCAGCACTACTGGCGTCAGGCCGCGGTTCTCCCACCAGTGCGAAACGTCCTGCTTCGCCACGACCATCTCGCCCGCCTTGTGCGGGATCTCGACGCCGTTGCGGATCTCGACCACGTCGCCCTGCAGCACGTATTCCAGCGTGGGCCGGCCCTTGTGGCTGTGCGCGGCCACGTGGCCGCCGGGCTCGATGGTGACGGCGCGGGCGCGCAGCGCGCGGCCCTCGATGCCGTCGATCTCGCCGGCCAGTTCGATCTGGCCCAGCGACCTGGTGGAGGAACCCTTGGCGTCGGCAGGGCCGGCGACCTGGGAGAAGCCGTAGCCGCAGCCGAAGGCGGCAACGGCGACCAGCACGAAGGAGAAGCGCGGGCGAGCAGTCATCGGGTCCTCTGGAGGGTGGTTGTGGACCGGGGCATGCTACGGCGGGGGCGCGCCACCTGGGCCGGGGTGAACCCGGAGGCTTACCCCGTTT
Encoded proteins:
- a CDS encoding cupin domain-containing protein, whose product is MTARPRFSFVLVAVAAFGCGYGFSQVAGPADAKGSSTRSLGQIELAGEIDGIEGRALRARAVTIEPGGHVAAHSHKGRPTLEYVLQGDVVEIRNGVEIPHKAGEMVVAKQDVSHWWENRGLTPVVLLPVDVFKP